From Pseudobdellovibrio exovorus JSS, a single genomic window includes:
- the queG gene encoding tRNA epoxyqueuosine(34) reductase QueG, giving the protein MTDFQDSLNDSLSSRLKSAALSLGFSQAAISPLKSPLSIAFYEKWLSQGHHADMAYLQNHLPFKQDPTLLGKELKSVISVTHSYYPAVQPSPLTVPARTALYSQNEDYHFWVKEKLQKLSSELSQLYPDSVFLPYVDSGPILERDLAYQNGLGWFGKNTCLIHPQHGSLFFIAEILTTLAIKNESLDGSPAEGSPIEPLPDFCGKCQKCLDICPTGALSSPRVLEADKCISYLTIESKSVPALELRNKIGDWFFGCDLCQTTCPWNQKVFRKSNIDHGNRTSTDLHSNLTAERRTELIEYFQFLLQASHKQIQKHHYGSPLLRAGAKGLKRNALIVIANQQLHELTEVVKALQTPELVELKEWTLEQLTS; this is encoded by the coding sequence ATGACTGATTTTCAAGATAGTCTCAACGATTCTCTATCCAGCCGACTTAAGAGTGCGGCCCTTTCTTTGGGATTTTCTCAAGCGGCGATCAGTCCATTAAAATCACCTTTGAGTATTGCATTCTATGAGAAATGGCTTTCGCAGGGGCATCATGCCGACATGGCCTACTTGCAAAACCACCTTCCTTTTAAGCAAGACCCTACGTTACTAGGAAAAGAACTCAAATCTGTTATTTCAGTGACTCATTCCTACTACCCAGCCGTCCAACCCAGTCCGTTAACTGTTCCCGCTAGAACAGCCCTTTACTCACAAAATGAGGATTATCATTTTTGGGTAAAAGAAAAACTGCAAAAGCTCTCTTCTGAGCTGAGCCAGCTCTACCCCGATTCGGTTTTTCTGCCTTACGTGGACTCTGGTCCCATTCTAGAAAGAGATCTTGCCTACCAAAACGGACTCGGATGGTTTGGCAAAAACACATGCTTGATTCATCCACAGCACGGCAGCTTATTCTTCATCGCCGAGATCCTCACCACCCTTGCAATCAAAAATGAAAGCCTCGATGGCTCACCCGCGGAAGGTAGCCCCATAGAGCCTTTACCTGACTTCTGTGGCAAATGCCAAAAATGCCTTGATATCTGTCCTACAGGGGCCCTCAGTTCGCCGCGTGTTCTTGAAGCTGACAAATGTATCTCGTATCTAACTATTGAGTCTAAAAGTGTTCCAGCACTTGAACTCCGAAACAAAATCGGAGACTGGTTTTTTGGATGCGATCTTTGCCAAACCACATGCCCGTGGAATCAAAAGGTCTTTCGCAAAAGTAACATAGATCATGGGAATCGGACTTCCACCGATCTTCACTCAAACTTAACTGCCGAAAGACGAACAGAACTGATCGAATACTTTCAGTTCCTGCTCCAAGCTTCGCATAAACAGATTCAAAAGCATCATTACGGCTCACCACTCCTGCGGGCCGGAGCTAAGGGGCTAAAACGCAATGCCTTGATCGTAATAGCCAACCAGCAGCTGCATGAACTAACAGAAGTCGTTAAAGCTCTACAGACGCCGGAACTGGTAGAGCTCAAAGAATGGACCTTAGAACAACTGACTTCTTAA